From the Mya arenaria isolate MELC-2E11 chromosome 17, ASM2691426v1 genome, the window TGCATTTTCCATATTAAGCCCTTTTTATGTTATTCAAAatgttgtatttcttttttgatataatttttttctgttttgacaGGCAGCTCacactttttatgcccccgaaggtgggcatattaaaatcgcactgtccgtccgtccgtccgtccgtccggctctgtaactttcccttgtatggacagattttaaaataacttgccacatgtgttccacataccaagacgacgtgtggcgtgcaagactcgtgtccctacctcaaaggtcaaggtcacacttagtgtttattcacaatggagtgctgcatataaggacatagagtaaaggttgtcgtgtccgggctgtaactttctcttgtatggacagattttaaaataacttgccacatgtgtaccacataccaagacgatgtgtcgcgtgcaaaacccgtgtccctacctcaaaggtcaaggtcacacttagtgtttattcacaatggagtgctgcatataagtacatagagtataggttgtcgtgtccgggctgtaaatttcccttgtatggacagattttaaaataacttgccacatgtgttccacataccaagatgacgtgttgcgtgcaagacccgtgtccctacctcaaaggtcaaggtcaaacttagtgtttttcacaatggagtgctgcatataaggacatagagtatgggttgtcgtgtccgggctgtaactttctcttgtatggacagattttaaaataagttgccacatgtgttccacataccaagacgacgtgtcgcctgcaagacccgtttccttacctccaaggtcaaggtcacacatagtgtttattcacaatggagtgctgcatataagtacatagagtataggttgtcgtgtccgggctgtaacgttcccttgtatggacagattttaaaatcacttgccacatgtgttccacataccaagacgacgtgtcgcgtgcaaaacccatgtccctacctcaaagatcaaggtcaaacttagtgtttattcacaatggagtgctgcatataaggacatagagtataggttgtcgtgtccgggctgtaacgttctcttgtatggacagattttaaaataacttgccacatgtgttccacataccaagacgacgtgtcgcgtgcaagacccgtgtccctgcctcaaaggtcaaggtcacacttagtgtttattcacaatggagtgctgcatataaggacatagagtataggatgtcgtgtcagggctgtaactttcccttgtatggacagattttaaaataagttgccaaatatgttccacataccaagacgacgtgtcacgtgcaaaacccgtgtccctacctcaaagatcaaggtcacacttagtgtttattcacaatggagtgctgcatataaggacatagagtatagattgtcgtgtccgggctgtttctttctcttgtatggaaagatcttaaaataacttgccacatgtgttccacataccaagacaacgtgtcgcgtgcaagacccgtgtccctacctcaaaggtcaaggtcacacttagtgtttatttacaatggagtgctgcatattaggacatagagtatgGGTTGTCGTGTCCCGGCTGTAACTTctccttgtatggacagattttaaaataacttgccacatgtgttccacataccaagacgaggtgtcgcgtgcaagacccgtgtccctgcctcaaaggttaaggtcacacttagtgtttattcacaatggagtgctgcatataaggacatagagtataggttgtcgtgtccgggctgtaactttcccttgtatggacagattttaaaataatttgccacatgtgttccacataccaagacgacgtgtcgtgtgcaagacccgtgtccctacctcaaaggtcaaggtcacacttagtgtttatttacaatggagtgctgcatataaggacatagagtataggttgtcgtgtccgggctgtttctttctcttgtatggaaagatcttaaaataacttgccacatgtgttccacataccaagacaacgtgtcgcgtgcaagacccgtgtccctacctcaaaggtcaaggtcacacttagtgtttatttacaatggagtgctgcatattaggacatagagtatgggttgtcgtgtccgggctgtaactttcccttgtatggacagattttaaaataatttgccacatgtgttccacataccaagacgacgtgtcgtgtgcaagacctgtgtccctacctcaaaggtcaaggtcacacttagtgtttatttacaatggagtgctgcatattaggacatagagtataggttgtcgtgtccgggctgtaactttctcttgtatggacagattttaaaataacttgccacatgtgttccacataccaagacgacgtgtcgcgtgcaagacccgtgtccctgcctcaaaggtcaaggtcacacatagtgtttattcactatggagtgctgcatataagggaATAGAGTATAGGCTGTTatgtccgagctgtaactttcccttgtatggacagattttaaaataacttgccaaatgtgttccacataccaagacgacgtgtcgcgtgcaaaacccatgtccctacctcaaagatcaaggtcaaacttagtgtttattcacaatggagtgctgcatataaggacatagagtataggttgtcgtgtccgggctgtaacgttctcttgtatggacagattttaaaataatttgccacatgtgttccacataccaagacgacgtgtcgtgtgcaagacccgtgtccctacctcaaaggtcaaggtcacacttagtgtttatttacaatggagtgctgcatattaggacatagagtataggttgtcgtgtcagggctgtaactttctcttgtgtggacagattttaaaataacttgccacatttgttccacataccaagacgacgtgtcgcgtgcaagacccgtgtccctgcctcaaaggtcgaggtcacacatagtgtttattcacaatggagtgctgcatataagggaATAGAGTATAGGCTGTTatgtccgagctgtaactttcccttgtatggacagattttaaaataacttgccacatgtgttccacataccaagacgacgtgtcgcgtgcaagacccgtgtccctgcctcaaaggtcaaggtcacacatagtgtttattcacaatggagtgctgcatataaggacatagagtataggttgtcttgtccgggctgtaactttcccttgtatggacagattttaaaataacttgccacatgtgttccacataccaagacgacgtgtcgcgtgcaagacccgtgtccctgcctcaaaggtcaaggtcacacttagtgtttattcacaatggagtgctgcatataaggacatagagtataggttgtcgtgtcagggctgtaactttcccttgtatggacagattttaaaatcacttgctacatgtgttccacatatgaagacgacgtgttgcgtgcaagacccatgtccctacctctgaggtgaaagatacactaagtgtttattcacaagggaattctgaatataaggacataacagtgtaggttgtcaagtatgggtggtatttttttatgttcagaggcaatttaaaataacttgccatatttatttgacacgtaaaggcaagatcaacttttcatgtactgaccttgttcgtaggtcaatgtcacattcgggggcattcgtcacatactgtgacagcttttgttaATTCTTCATGACAAATCTTATTGCTAATTATGCTTGACATccaaatgcaaacatataaacaGTTACATTTACATGTTACATAGCAACaatgttttcttcttcttttttctcaGAGGTTTAAGTTTTGagtgtacatttataattattcacTATGGAAAGTACCCTCGATATGTTGATGATACCTGGCTCTTCAAAGCAGAGAATGTCCAAAGAAGAACAGGTATGCAAGGCTAATTTAACAGTTAACATATCCTTTATCCAGTCAGCGGCTTACCTACTCCAGTATGTCCAGACATACATATAAATTTTGATCCACTCAAAATGGCAATTGCTGAAATCTcgacattttaaataaaaatccaaCGCTAAGGGTGTATACTTGCAACCTTTTACATTACAGTTTCATATAGTTTTCCTGATTGTTTAATGCATTCAGAATGCttactcgctgattgacagcATATTTACAATTTGCTAAAAATTGTTGGCAAAGTCAATAGTCTTGAAATTTTAGGCTATCTCTTCAACCAAGTCACATCTTTGCGGGAGCcctgatttaaatataatggtacaATGTAAATCcacattttttaatatgttctgCTGCTTACTGACTAGAATGGTACATAAAACAAGGCTCAATTTTCTAACTGAATCACCATAAAAGGAATTTGGCCAATTCTTTGAAGCTAGTAAGATGCACGGATTAAATTGGTGTTTGACATCTATGTTAGTCTTGCTTAAGTTATGCTTTGATTGATTTGAGGCCAGAAATGAATTGTGAAACAcacaaactgtttgttttatcattatatatactCTTTTGAAATTCAATCTCTCTATCTTTTTTTGAAGGTAACGCCACACAAGATATCACTGATTGTGTTGATCCACGAATACTGCACCATTCGACGACCCAGCACCGTACATTCTGTTTTCTCGGAAGATAGTGACAGTGACATAAATCTGACGGAAAGGGAGAAAAGAAACTTCATGGTCATGATTCTTCAATTGCTGCAGGTGAGATCTTTCTCTTACATACACATTAGTATTTCTTCTAGACCTTTTGACCACAGCATTGCGCCATGCTTTCCAATCTAAGGTTCCCAATaagaatttcttaaaaaagatTCTAAAAACATATGCAGTCTTGTTGTTGAAACAGTTTTTAGTCATTTGTTATAAAGGAAAAGGTcagttgcccccccccccccaaatgaaaaagatttttacatattttaagcCCCCACAGGTGAGTTTGAGAAGTCTGTATGCATTACTAACACATGCCAGGGTCACATACTAGTGTAAGCATGTAGAAGATGACATGCCAGATGTTCCAGAGTACTTGTTAAGGAAATTTGAACAGTGACTGAGTGCCTTGCTAATAAAAAATTACCATGCCCTTTATCAATTTACATACTTTTCAAGTGGTctaataattttgaatgattttctgCAAATATTAAAGACTTTCATCAGCATTAAGAACTCCCTTGATAGGCATCCTGGGATATTGTGTCATGCATAGCAATCAACCTCCCACCTAATAAGGTCAATGTCACCCCTTATGATCATTGAAGTCTGATGGTGATTTTAAAGGAATAATTCATGTCTCACGATCAGctgtttctttgttgttttcgATCGGAGTTCAATCAAACATCTTAGAATTGCACATCGACATAGGAAGAGTTGCCGTGCAAAACATAAttgcaaaggtcaaggttacacttCAATTGAGCCTGATGGGAAATAAATTTGTGTCTCTCTGTTGTAGCATTATCCCTTTTAATTGGATTTTGATCAAATTCACAGAATCATAGAACAccatgaatttttttttcgcCAAATCAACCTCAAACTAACTGGTCAAAGGAGTGAGATATTATGTGTAGAAGATattaataacatataataaagAGGGGTTAACAGTTACTTTCTTTGCCAGGGTTATCCTGAATGGACAACAGCAGTTGAAATTAAGAATAGCTTCCTGATGTAGCATGGCCCactgaaaatattcaattttccttttgttttcttaaaatgatcTTTTATGTTTATGCGAGCAGATCAGAATTTCTGACTTGTGGGCACAAGTGGCAAGCTTTATTACCACTTAGGACAAAAATGAGATAACTGTCTGGACATTTTCAATTATTCCAAACTCTTTACCTTTAAATTgacaaaagaaatacaaaaaaaactgaCAGTGTCTGCTCACTCTGACAAATATACACCAATATCACCAATCTTGGTGTCCTAAAATCAGGACTGGTGTATTTTGTGAAAGTTGGTGCTCTTGTTTGTCTATTTTCGTTGTTAGTTAATATGTCTATTACTTCTGAATTTCAGTCCTCAGACTTGACCTTGAAAGAGCTATTCATGAAAATTCGTGACAAAACCAAGATAGAGCTGTATactctgtttttaaaaaggtatGTATCAGGTTGGGGTatgtttattattgattttaggtATCAGCTCCGAtacattgatttgtttttactgtAGGATATTTTAATTTTGGGAGCATTGAAATTTCATGATCTTTGATGCTTTaccaattttgatttaaaacattaagcTTTTTACCTTGATAcacctgtttttaaaaaagggaCATATTATAGTTTTACCTGGGGCATATGAGCGGGTGGACTCTCCAACTGCATGGAGTATGTTGTCTGATAAAGCATCATTAGAATCCTTTGCCTAATCATCATATTTGGTCAGAATTTGTATGGGCATATTATCTTGTataagtttgataaccagccatgttgTCTCAGTCACTCCAGATTTATAACCCTTGAATTGGCTAGAACTGACTTCATGTACAACCACTTATTACTAAACTTGGTGTCGTAAAATTAGGACGAGCAGATTTTTTGACAGGCGGTGCTCTTGTTTCTACTGTATATCAAATTTAGAGCATTATGTTTCCATTCTTGCGTTATAGTTTTTGTAGTGACCAGACTAAATTTCTTAGaatgcaatttatttaaaacctagcaaaatgtttaaattaaagttgTTTTCCTGTGGATAAACAATGATGCGACAAATTTCAAACCTTGCAAATTTTGTGGGAAAAAGACCATgtaaaaatccagttttattgCCGATGTTCTTTAAATTGCCATTGATATTTTTGACACAAAATAATCACTGGAAACTTTTTGCAGGCCTTGTTTTACAATGCCTCCATGATGTTATAccaattcttttaacttttcTATGTTATGCTACATCCATCATGTTTCAGCTATGATTGTAAATGTGCttacaacaatatatttcagaTTACAAGAGTTCATAGAGGATGGTGTGGGTGCATTAAAGGACTACTTTCAAAATGTGACGAAAGAATATTTTCTGAGTGGGAAAGGCGTGGAAAGGTCCAGTGTTCTTGGTATGGAAAACACATTGGTAACAATTTCTTTTAAGGGTGAAATTGGAAAGGTTTGGCATATTAAGTACAAAAAGTAGTGGCCTGACCAAATTTCTCAGATGCccttcttgaaaaaaatgtctttgtaaCCTTGTAATAAGCTTGtaataagcatataaaatgaagatataaatgtttgaataaaagtcTATGAAAGACTATGAAATTGACTGTTGtgtaaaacagtgaaatatcattttatttcatttttaaatctgtataTTAAACTATCAGAaagcatattataaatattaaataattatttgaaatagcAGGTAGCCGCGTGCTGCTAAGGACGCTGCGGTAGCTTAGCAGTTCAGTATTCTTCGGTTGTTTCAAACCAAGCACGAATCTCACGCATGCACATCACGATCTCGTCCTTTCTTGTGATGTATGCTATAGCAACCAGCTGCAAATTCTTTAACGTTATTTTACAGGTTTATTTATCAGGCGTATTACCCTCGCCTTTGAGAAGCTCTCCTTCACCCAAGTGACGGACATGTACAGAAAATTTGAGCGCTATTACGAGGCAGGGGTCGGAAGTTACGAGGAAAGTCAAGACTTTGGTGGATCGCTGACAGACTCAGCTATGAGTTTGTCTGGCGTACGTTTTAGCCGGGGACTGTCCTTAGATCCATTTCAGCTCACCAATGAAAGGTTATATTGTAGATTGTTTCAACTTTTATGGATGTTAAATTTTCTCCATTTTTCAAAGTTCAATTGTGAATATAGACttagcaaaatattaaatattacaactactttttttataattaaaaaatggtgTTGCTAATTTTTAAACCTCATGAAATTTGGGGAGGGGGGAAAGGTGCGAAAAATATCCCTCAAAAATAAAGTAATTCACAGTTATTCCTATTGCATtcactttaaaatgtatttttcgatacaaagttacATTCTTTAAAATAGATTAAACAAAAGTTCACTTATATTGATATCTCAACTGCACATTTAAGATTGTTATGTGTGTTCTGTTGTAGAAAACTTGGAGATGAAGGTAGAGCAGTGAACTCCTTTAGGCAAGCAGAGTACTTTATTCTGCAACAGGTGAGTTATCTACCGTAGACAGACTGATTACTAAATTCTGCAACAGGTGAGTAACTGCTGTCTCCCTTAGACAGACTGAGTACTTTATTCTGCAACAGGTGAGAAATCCCCCTTAGACAGACTGAGTACTTTATTCTGCAACAGGTGAGAAATCCCCCTTAGACAGACTGAGTACTTTATTCTGCAACAGGTGAGAAATCCCCCTTAGACAGACTGAGTACTTTATTCTGCAACAGGTGAGAAATCCCCCTAAGACAGACTGAGTACTTTATTCTGCAACAGGTGAGAAATCCCCCTAAGACAGACTGAGTACTTTATTCTGCAACAGGTGAGAAATCCCCCTAAGACAGACTGAGTACTTTATTCTTCAACAGGTGAGTAACCCCCCTTAGTCTGGCTGAGTACTTTATTCTGCAACAGGTGAGTTATCCCCCTTAGACAGACTGAGTACTTTATTCTGCAACAGGTGAGTTATCCCCCTTAGACAGACTGAGTACTTTATTCTACAACAGGTGAGTTATCCCTCTTAGACAGGCTGAGTAATTTATTCTGCAACAGGTTAGTTATCTCCCTTAGATTGACTATACTTTTTAGTTTTCTCTTCTAGACAGGCTGATTAATTTATTCTGCAATAGGTGAGTTTTCCCCCTTAGACGGACTGATTACTTTATTCTGCAACTTGTGAGTAATCCCCCTTAGTCAAGCAGAGTACTTTATCTTTATTCTGCAGCAGATGAGTTATCTCCCTTAGACAGGCTCTATACTTTATTACGCAACAGGTTATTTACCTCCCTTATAAAGACATGTGATTATCTCCCTTAGACACACAGAGTACTTTATTCTGCAACTGGCAGGTTATCTCCCTCAGACAAACTGAGTATTTTATTCAGCGATGGGTGAGTTATGTCCTATTGTACTGAGTTCTTGTGTTTGAGTGATTTTTATCCGGAACACAGAAAAGATGTAGAGAATTAttggttagtgccgtggatggggGATGATTATCTGGCAAGGTGCAGGAATTTATAAGGGTGAGCCATAGGCCATCCCAAAAGATCCCAGGACTGAGCCAGAAAAACTTTAACCATCCACAGCTCTAAGCTACTACTCTGTTTATCATGCTATCAAATATGtcatttcaaaaaaagtttCTGTTTAAAGGGTActtttgaatgtatttgaagAACTGTAATGGAAGTTTTCAAATTGCTATAATTTTGCCCCGTGATCAAGCATAGGACCACAACAGATACATGTAACATGGGACAAACTCAccatttcatacatgtacacacatgTACCAGTTTTGTGCTTCAGCCAGAATGGGGCTCTATCACTGTGCAATCTTCATGACaaagtcataaaatatatagtaataataatctatgaaataaataaactataaatcACCTTCTCAACCTCATATATTGTGTTACAGGCATTTCTGTTACAACACAACCAGAAGGAGGCTCTCTCACCGTCTGACCTTCAGGACAAAATCATGGACATGCTGGAAATGAACCCTGATATTGCAGAAGCTGTGAGATGATATGTTTTACtcaaatttattttagaaacatttttagcttgtttttgtcattgtcGTTGGCAGTGTTGTGCAAAAACTTCAACCAAGGCCCATAGCTCAAAAACCTTTCAACATGTTCAAATGAACCACCTGTTTAGgcaatacacatgtatagcaaggctcATGAccctttttatttcttgttaacTTATTCTGCTTGCTTGActtagaaaacaaaaacaaactaagaataaagaaaaacgtgacaaaataacataaattgttaattataattataattatatttccaaCAAAGAAACAAGGCAAAGCCTGCTTTAGGATCCTGGGCCCCGTGTCAAAAAAGATTGTAAGGCTTAAAATCATAACTTTCCAGGCACAACTCTGTTTTATGGCTTGAGCTGCGCTTCCTTTACATATCATGAGGACATTTATTGCATAGATTATGCCCATAACTATACAGTTGAAACTAAGCACTCTTATGCTGAGTAAGACTTAGATATCTTATTGTAACAGGGCCATGGTTTTGAAGACATTTAGAGAATaagattgcatttaaatataattttactagTTGACAAATTTTGGatccaatttttgtgaaataagtattttttggGGGAAAGTTTGAAGATCACACTTACCATgctgaaattaaacaaaatgttaaactgtaaatgcaaaattaaactattaaaatattgagACATTCCATATAATCTATTGTTTTCAGCACTTTCTCAGTTTCCTGAACAGTTTAAGGGTGAAAGAATACTGCACAGCTCTTCACAACCTTTTCCACTTCTTTGACCGCAAAACCATCGCGACCTTtaacaaaggtcaaggtcatggaaAACATCAGCCCGCAGAGGAGGTTCATAGGCGTTACGCAGCGTTAAACTTGGCGTCACTACATTACAGATTCGGTCATAAGTAAGAGTGATTCTATGAAAATTAGGccccatttttttaaagaaaatctaaAACTATTACCGGtttaattatcttaatttatttgcCAGATTTGCCAGAGTAAATAGTATATAGTCAAActctgttggctcgaacttacTTTGCTCGAAAtcctctttggctcgaactgaattctaaggaccgatttctttacaCTGAAGGTAAGCACTCCCACTTGGCTTTAATTTTTTTAGGCTTGTCCCCTGGAGTCAAGGCAATGAGGTTTGACTGTAGTTATTTGtagaatacaatatataaaccaGCGGAAATGTTTTCATCCAGACTTTATACCAGAATGGGGTAAATGATCAGACTTATATACATATTACTATTACATGTTGCAAGACTTATAACTTTGGCTTTATTGCTTGTTGGGTTATGTACCTTAATattttagctaaagagttataAATGGTTATGgtatgtaatgaaatatttcttttgatttattgaaacttaaaatatgtttataaaattacaaaaacttCATGAAATTTACATATTCGACAGTTCCAACTTCAAAGATTTAGCTTCAATTAAAGAGAATTCCAAACATTTTCAgtgaaattcataatgttctAATTATTCACAGCCTGCCACAATGCGCCCTTTTGTCCCTTAGCatcctgtcccttttctgcagcaccctgccttTTTAAAACCCTGATAGATGGAGAAAAATGGTGGAGCATTTTGTGAGGTGGTGAAAGTGAAGTGACATTGACCCGAGAAGCAGCCCGAACCTCAAACTTAGCTTGAGCTTGATGTGTTTTGTCTCGTTATGTCATTATGTTATTGATTTGCCTTTTTCCAGGGAAGAAGCCCTTGCGCCGCTCCAGGAAGCTATTGGAATGGCGCAGGACGCGAATGATAATGTCTGCCTGCAACATGCATTGGTGAGTTACTTAAGAGACATGTATGAACATTATAGGCTAAGACCAGTCAATATGTGTGGTGTCAGGGAAACAGttgaataaaattcaaatttaatttttattatcagtcaaacaataaatttgattattaagtattttatgCATGTAGGAACAAAGTGGTCAATGAACACTAGTtagattattttctttatatagcTTTGGTCACAGAGACTAACTGACTCATCAAACCTTCAAGTGTGGGTCATTCAGAAAAGTTCTGGtccagtattcataaaacctCTTAAGCATTTCTTAACTTAGGCGATTTCCTAAACTTTCATAGTTAAATTTTAAGAAAGGCATATATAGGCCATTTATTTTCAACTGACGGTAACCATTGACCTCTTTTACAGGGATGGTTACAAAGATTGAGTGAGCAAGGCACGGCCAGCACAGAAAACCTCCTTGAGAGGGCCGTCACAAAAAGTTCCGAACTAAACCTCCCAGTAAGTAATGTCATGTACTAAGTAATGTTATACAAGAAGTTTATGATTTTAGAAGGTACATTCAGAATtctttatattacattattatggATTTGTTTGTTCATCATTATGCTTACCTGTAGTTTATGGGGAAAAAATGTATACCCAGATGGGTTCAGAACCCAGTAAGGAAAAACTCTGCATGGGGGTTTTGCAAGCCTAGCAACACCCAATTTGACATGAGAATAAGTATATTTTCTGCTTAGGGGTCTCAGCTGGTCTAGCAACACCCAATGTGACACGACGATAGGTACATTACCCTTGGAAGTCTCAGTGGGTCTGTTGAATTCCAATCTGACATGACGATAGCTTTATTACCAACTTTGTTATCTCATAAAATCAAACTTGGCACTAGTTATATTTCACGATAGGGCATCTCAGTGTGTCAGTCAAAATCCAGACTTACAGAATATATCTAtgattaatatatacatgtatgtccataTATGTCTGCCTCACCCTCCTCCAGGTAGGCCTAACAGACATTGACAATGCTTTATCCTTGCTAATTCTTTCAGAATCTGACATCTATTGGGATTCAAGCCTTTGCACGTCACAATGCCTTCGCAGCTGCTAAACCTGCCCAGTAAgttttgtacatgttttctAGAAAATATGACCtaaaaactacattttaatTTAGACCACAGTTATAAAATGCTTgtattaacttattttaaacaaattgatagTGGTCAATTTGTCAATCCTGCTTCTGTTTTTATTATCCCCTACCAAAAGGTTTTGGATGAGGGATATATAGTTGGTGTTGTCGGTCCATCTTTCCAAAGCCTCTTCTATGTGACAACAGGACAAAAAACTATGAATCTT encodes:
- the LOC128224146 gene encoding anaphase-promoting complex subunit 5-like isoform X1 is translated as MESTLDMLMIPGSSKQRMSKEEQVTPHKISLIVLIHEYCTIRRPSTVHSVFSEDSDSDINLTEREKRNFMVMILQLLQSSDLTLKELFMKIRDKTKIELYTLFLKRLQEFIEDGVGALKDYFQNVTKEYFLSGKGVERSSVLGLFIRRITLAFEKLSFTQVTDMYRKFERYYEAGVGSYEESQDFGGSLTDSAMSLSGVRFSRGLSLDPFQLTNERKLGDEGRAVNSFRQAEYFILQQAFLLQHNQKEALSPSDLQDKIMDMLEMNPDIAEAHFLSFLNSLRVKEYCTALHNLFHFFDRKTIATFNKGQGHGKHQPAEEVHRRYAALNLASLHYRFGHKEEALAPLQEAIGMAQDANDNVCLQHALGWLQRLSEQGTASTENLLERAVTKSSELNLPNLTSIGIQAFARHNAFAAAKPAQVFEYLQKSDVLNCQHSQSGFMCTSFANKAALWQMYGKMECMSMLSQLILHLDTSEHSVFYNGESICVAMCNLARFHAQMGQYGLALDIINCAKKRFPKNQIQSSEIWMETEQQILFDRTILNRKFGVTELAVLNLKALNPLESQLREAILNKEKGEVTESLNQLHLLLDNCGADKGNNSVTADFKCRVLLELGELYRQTSNPTSGTSYILECMTLAKSHHLEYLAALGSIQLAHIQLQMQLPEQALSLLSQHMLAILSHGTVTDRARLLTCHTKCQVAIATRKPDEQKRQGLLSCINTLNTAIELYQSAEAFLHLKDTVYLQTRLYHELDLPSERNKCARQFRQLDVQYPSLSQMTVNAL
- the LOC128224146 gene encoding anaphase-promoting complex subunit 5-like isoform X2, whose protein sequence is MNFDVTPHKISLIVLIHEYCTIRRPSTVHSVFSEDSDSDINLTEREKRNFMVMILQLLQSSDLTLKELFMKIRDKTKIELYTLFLKRLQEFIEDGVGALKDYFQNVTKEYFLSGKGVERSSVLGLFIRRITLAFEKLSFTQVTDMYRKFERYYEAGVGSYEESQDFGGSLTDSAMSLSGVRFSRGLSLDPFQLTNERKLGDEGRAVNSFRQAEYFILQQAFLLQHNQKEALSPSDLQDKIMDMLEMNPDIAEAHFLSFLNSLRVKEYCTALHNLFHFFDRKTIATFNKGQGHGKHQPAEEVHRRYAALNLASLHYRFGHKEEALAPLQEAIGMAQDANDNVCLQHALGWLQRLSEQGTASTENLLERAVTKSSELNLPNLTSIGIQAFARHNAFAAAKPAQVFEYLQKSDVLNCQHSQSGFMCTSFANKAALWQMYGKMECMSMLSQLILHLDTSEHSVFYNGESICVAMCNLARFHAQMGQYGLALDIINCAKKRFPKNQIQSSEIWMETEQQILFDRTILNRKFGVTELAVLNLKALNPLESQLREAILNKEKGEVTESLNQLHLLLDNCGADKGNNSVTADFKCRVLLELGELYRQTSNPTSGTSYILECMTLAKSHHLEYLAALGSIQLAHIQLQMQLPEQALSLLSQHMLAILSHGTVTDRARLLTCHTKCQVAIATRKPDEQKRQGLLSCINTLNTAIELYQSAEAFLHLKDTVYLQTRLYHELDLPSERNKCARQFRQLDVQYPSLSQMTVNAL